A stretch of the Mycobacteroides immunogenum genome encodes the following:
- a CDS encoding FtsK/SpoIIIE domain-containing protein, which produces MALNNRNTNNTEQNNDDDWFGDLVMSLFTAAGYLLWWAALFPAISLPIIASLALGITHGPRAGLVCALAPSVAYAGWAWLDRGSFRGWVTEPVRRRWLTWSRYTRSWESTCTLHGLAARLGERTLTPTLRYVRIGRTTDVLAVRIVTGQSTADWHKQSDALAAAWRADRITIRATAPGELKITLMRGDVLAEPIGLPIPTAVTPVDLGAVPVGITETRHSWQLPLLGHHVLIAGATGAGKGSVLWSLIAGIAPAVKTGLVRLCVIDPKGGMELGAGAPMFTVFTHDATDTTLELLRQLVTVMHARANRLRGHTRLHTPTSAEPLFVVVIDEIAALTAYVTDRKVRTEIEQLLGLLLSQGRAVGISVVAAVQDPAKDTLPVRQLFTVRIGLRLTEATQTTMVLGQGARDAGAECDRIPDTAPGVGYMLIDGTAQPQRVRAFHVTDHDITTLARRFRRPTSRASSTRRPRATDAGHTSGEGNSEQR; this is translated from the coding sequence ATGGCATTAAACAATAGGAACACCAACAACACTGAGCAGAATAATGATGATGACTGGTTCGGGGATCTGGTCATGTCTCTGTTCACCGCGGCCGGATATCTGCTGTGGTGGGCGGCGCTGTTCCCGGCCATCAGCCTCCCCATCATCGCCAGCCTCGCACTCGGCATCACCCATGGCCCGCGTGCGGGCCTAGTCTGCGCGCTCGCACCGAGCGTCGCGTATGCAGGCTGGGCGTGGCTCGATCGAGGCTCGTTTCGCGGCTGGGTGACCGAACCGGTACGCCGACGGTGGCTGACCTGGTCGCGCTACACCCGCAGCTGGGAATCGACATGCACCCTGCACGGCCTGGCCGCCCGCCTCGGCGAACGCACCCTCACACCCACACTGCGCTACGTGCGCATCGGCAGAACCACCGATGTGTTGGCGGTGCGGATCGTCACCGGCCAATCGACGGCCGACTGGCACAAGCAATCCGATGCGTTGGCCGCCGCGTGGCGCGCCGACCGGATCACCATCCGCGCGACCGCCCCCGGCGAACTGAAGATCACGTTGATGCGCGGGGATGTGCTCGCCGAACCCATTGGTCTGCCGATACCCACCGCGGTGACCCCGGTGGATCTGGGGGCCGTGCCGGTGGGGATCACCGAAACCCGCCACAGCTGGCAGCTACCGCTGCTCGGCCATCATGTGCTGATCGCGGGAGCCACCGGCGCCGGGAAAGGCTCGGTGTTGTGGTCGCTGATTGCCGGGATCGCCCCAGCGGTGAAAACCGGGCTGGTGCGGTTGTGTGTCATCGATCCCAAAGGCGGCATGGAACTGGGCGCCGGGGCACCGATGTTCACGGTGTTCACCCACGACGCCACCGACACCACCCTGGAACTCCTCCGCCAACTCGTGACGGTGATGCACGCACGGGCCAACCGGCTGCGTGGCCACACCCGGCTACACACCCCGACATCGGCTGAGCCGTTGTTTGTAGTGGTGATCGATGAGATCGCCGCGTTGACTGCGTATGTGACCGACCGCAAGGTCCGCACCGAAATTGAACAACTCCTCGGCCTGCTGCTCTCCCAAGGCCGCGCAGTGGGGATCAGTGTGGTGGCCGCGGTGCAAGACCCGGCCAAAGACACCCTGCCGGTGCGGCAGCTGTTCACCGTGCGGATCGGGTTGCGGCTGACCGAAGCCACCCAAACCACCATGGTCCTCGGGCAAGGAGCCCGTGACGCCGGGGCGGAATGCGACCGGATCCCCGACACCGCCCCGGGTGTCGGGTACATGCTGATCGACGGCACCGCTCAGCCGCAGCGGGTGCGGGCCTTCCACGTCACCGACCACGACATCACCACCCTCGCGCGCCGCTTCCGCCGCCCCACCAGCCGAGCAAGCAGCACCCGCCGGCCACGCGCCACCGATGCCGGCCACACTTCGGGTGAGGGCAACAGTGAACAGCGTTGA